One region of Cucurbita pepo subsp. pepo cultivar mu-cu-16 chromosome LG03, ASM280686v2, whole genome shotgun sequence genomic DNA includes:
- the LOC111790804 gene encoding ERBB-3 BINDING PROTEIN 1-like, with protein MMSDEEREEKELDLTSPEVVTKYKSAAEIANKALQLVISECKPKAKIVDVCEKGDSFIREQTGNVYKNAKKKIERGVAFPTCISVNNTVCHFSPLSSDATVLEEGDIVKIDLGCHIDGFIAVVAHTHVLQEGPVTGRAADVIAAANTAAEVALRLVRPGKKNKDVTEAIQKVAASYDCKIVEGVLSHQLKQFVIDGNKVVLSVANPETRVDEAEFEENEVYSIDIVTSTGEGKPKLLDEKQTTIYKRAVDRNYHLKMKASRFIFSEITQKFPIMPFSARALEEKRARLGLVECVNHDLLQPYPVLHEKPGDYVAHIKFTVLLMPNGSDRVTSHPLQDLQPTKTIEDPEIKAWLALGTKTKKKGGGKKKKGKKGDKTEDPKDADEPMDATVNGGASQE; from the exons ATGATGTCCGACGAGGAAAGGGAGGAGAAGGAGCTCGATCTTACTTCTCCTGAAGTAGTCACCAAATACAAAAGCGCCGCTGAGATTGCCAACA AGGCATTGCAGTTGGTGATATCCGAATgcaaaccaaaagcaaagatTGTTGACGTTTGCGAGAAAGGGGATTCATTCATTAGAGA GCAAACTGGCAATGTGTACAAAAATGCcaagaagaagattgaaaGAGGTGTTGCTTTTCCAACTTGCATTTCTGTTAACAACACTGTATGTCACTTCTCACCCCTTTCATCCGACGCGACAGTGTTGGAAGAGGGCGATATAGTTAAGAT TGACTTAGGTTGTCATATTGACGGGTTTATTGCTGTGGTCGCTCATACTCATGTGCTCCAAGAAGGTCCCGTTACAGGAAGAGCTGCCGATGTTATTGCAGCTGCTAACACTGCAGCCGAAGTTGCGTTGAGGCTCGTGAGGCCTGGAAAAAAG AACAAGGATGTTACAGAAGCAATTCAAAAGGTTGCTGCATCTTATGACTGCAAAATCGTCGAAGGTGTTCTTAGCCATCAGCTGAAGCAGTTTGTGATTGATGGGAACAAGGTTGTATTGAGCGTTGCCAATCCTGAGACGAGGGTTGATGAAGCAGAATTTGAGGAGAACGAGGTGTACTCAATAGATATAGTTACAAGCACAGGAGAAGGAAAGCCCAAGTTGTTGGATGAGAAGCAGACAACTATTTATAAAAGAGCTGTGGACAGGAACTATCATTTAAAGATGAAAGCCTCTAGATTTATTTTCAGTGAAATAACTCAGAAGTTTCCTATAATGCCTTTCTCAGCAAG GGCTTTGGAAGAGAAAAGGGCTCGGCTTGGATTGGTGGAATGTGTTAACCATGATCTTTTGCAGCCATACCCTGTTCTTCATGAGAAGCCTG GTGATTACGTTGCTCATATCAAATTCACCGTTTTGCTGATGCCTAATGGATCCGATCGAGTCACATCTCATCCCCTGCAGGATCTGCAGCCTACAAAAACAATTGAGGATCCTGAAATCAAGGCATGGTTGGCATTGGGCAcgaagacaaagaaaaagggtggcggaaagaagaagaaag GTAAGAAGGGAGACAAAACAGAGGACCCTAAAGATGCTGATGAGCCTATGGATGCCACAGTCAATGGTGGTGCCTCCCAAGAATGA